In Terriglobus sp. TAA 43, a single window of DNA contains:
- a CDS encoding MFS transporter — MATERESKIFYGWWIVVAAFLNLFFAVGIIFYGFPVFYPSFVSALGFNRTQVTQGFFLGFLTIGLPTGLVTGILIDKIGARWVIFAGALLTGGSLILMGFMHQFWEYQVLCVLEVIGYVLAGPISNQVLIAQWFRERRGRAMGLAYLGLGLGGTVAPPVINMLIRDYGWRNSIIAVGASIIVVLFPVAIFLTRSMPHEMGLNPDGAPGPLVRHTAASNSVFGIIGAALRDRNFWLIVIGSSLVIGAMNAVIQHFILFLKSIGYDAATASRFLSLLLAASLGGRVIVGYIADRFRKKNIMAIFYFLLGAAIPLLFLAKQPVAAAVFAILFGFAMGADYMLIPLVTAECFGLASLGKLLALIIVAYSIGQWAGPYIAGRIYDAHHSYDLAWQVMASAGVLGSLAIYAIVKRPDHAQA; from the coding sequence GTGGCCACAGAGCGCGAATCGAAGATTTTTTACGGCTGGTGGATTGTGGTGGCCGCCTTCCTGAACCTGTTCTTTGCCGTGGGCATCATCTTCTACGGCTTCCCTGTGTTCTACCCGTCGTTTGTATCCGCGCTTGGTTTCAATCGCACACAAGTGACGCAAGGCTTCTTCCTGGGCTTCCTGACGATCGGCCTGCCAACGGGGCTTGTCACGGGCATTCTTATCGACAAGATCGGTGCACGCTGGGTCATCTTCGCAGGCGCATTGCTGACAGGCGGATCTCTCATCCTGATGGGCTTTATGCATCAGTTCTGGGAATACCAGGTGCTGTGCGTTCTCGAAGTCATCGGCTATGTGCTGGCTGGCCCCATCTCCAATCAGGTGTTGATTGCACAGTGGTTTCGCGAACGGCGCGGACGCGCCATGGGGCTTGCGTATCTCGGCTTGGGACTCGGTGGAACTGTCGCGCCTCCAGTGATCAACATGCTGATTCGCGATTACGGTTGGCGCAACTCCATCATCGCCGTTGGCGCGTCCATCATCGTAGTGCTCTTTCCGGTGGCCATCTTTCTTACGCGTTCCATGCCGCATGAAATGGGCCTGAATCCAGATGGAGCACCCGGTCCATTGGTAAGGCATACAGCTGCTAGTAACTCTGTGTTCGGCATCATCGGCGCAGCATTGCGTGATCGCAATTTCTGGCTGATTGTCATCGGTTCATCGCTGGTGATTGGCGCGATGAATGCGGTAATTCAGCACTTCATCCTGTTCCTTAAGAGCATCGGTTACGACGCCGCAACTGCGTCGCGTTTCCTCTCGTTGCTGCTGGCGGCAAGCCTGGGCGGGCGCGTCATTGTTGGCTACATCGCGGACCGCTTCCGCAAGAAGAACATCATGGCCATCTTCTACTTCCTGCTTGGAGCGGCGATTCCGTTGTTGTTCCTTGCAAAGCAGCCTGTCGCAGCAGCAGTGTTTGCGATTCTCTTTGGCTTCGCCATGGGCGCGGATTACATGCTGATCCCGCTGGTTACAGCAGAATGTTTTGGCTTGGCTTCGTTGGGCAAGCTGCTCGCGCTGATCATCGTTGCGTATTCGATTGGTCAGTGGGCAGGACCCTATATCGCAGGTCGCATCTATGATGCGCACCACAGTTATGATTTGGCGTGGCAAGTGATGGCTTCCGCAGGCGTGCTTGGTTCGCTGGCAATCTATGCAATCGTAAAACGGCCTGACCACGCTCAGGCTTAA
- a CDS encoding class I SAM-dependent methyltransferase: protein MIPVKRKRRKGPTPRHPFDLEHGTDTGNLIPGEDLETGHAHDRHITAYHAVAPSLFRKLMTRWQTFTQHPVERTAFVDIGAGKGRAMLLAAEMPFRRIVGVELHPALAAAARSNMETWQSAHDTPPMRLEEADVMRLRMPAGPCLLFLFNPFDMVLMDRLLDRLQKIFRDRPGELDLLYVNDEQRELMLDYHKDFRELWHGRIHHSREDRVADKAIIEHDAGDMYVTTGYEDCGIWRLET from the coding sequence ATGATTCCCGTGAAACGCAAACGCCGCAAGGGTCCCACGCCACGTCATCCGTTTGATCTTGAGCACGGAACGGATACGGGCAACCTCATCCCCGGCGAGGATCTGGAAACCGGCCACGCGCATGACCGGCACATCACGGCGTATCACGCTGTGGCGCCGTCGTTGTTTCGCAAGCTGATGACGCGCTGGCAGACATTCACACAGCATCCCGTGGAACGAACCGCTTTCGTCGATATTGGCGCGGGCAAAGGGCGCGCGATGTTGCTGGCCGCAGAAATGCCGTTTCGCCGCATCGTCGGTGTGGAGTTGCATCCGGCGCTTGCCGCGGCAGCGCGCAGCAATATGGAGACGTGGCAGTCCGCACATGACACGCCGCCGATGCGGTTGGAAGAGGCAGATGTCATGCGGCTTCGTATGCCCGCTGGTCCATGCCTGTTGTTTCTGTTCAATCCGTTTGACATGGTGCTGATGGATCGCCTGTTGGATCGGCTACAGAAGATCTTCCGCGATCGTCCCGGCGAGTTAGATCTGCTGTACGTAAACGACGAGCAGCGCGAACTAATGTTGGACTATCACAAGGATTTTCGAGAGTTGTGGCACGGCCGCATCCATCATTCGCGGGAGGACCGCGTCGCGGATAAGGCGATCATCGAGCACGATGCGGGCGATATGTACGTCACCACGGGCTACGAGGACTGTGGCATCTGGCGGCTGGAAACTTAG